One genomic window of Metopolophium dirhodum isolate CAU chromosome 4, ASM1992520v1, whole genome shotgun sequence includes the following:
- the LOC132943848 gene encoding large ribosomal subunit protein mL53, translated as MSLPFSGSKSKSAGLVSAIRKQTLLLNLKPVKKVSVKFDPFSQNAVTARNFMYYLLSPKVIKTNPLCLVRNEVVNDRSESTVDVSLVNGESVLFKCQNLTVLEIFQQFNKHITPLAPKEEVTEILVTKTDKKKVGKR; from the exons ATGTCTCTGCCATTTTCCGGCTCGAAATCAAAGTCGGCGGGCTTGGTGAGTGCGATAAGGAAACAGACGTTATTATTGAACCTCAAGCCTGTGAAAAAAGTGTCGGTCAAGTTCGATCCTTTTAGCCAAAATGCTGTCACGGCCAG gaATTTTATGTACTATTTACTATCACCGAAAGTAATCAAAACAAATCCTCTGTGTTTGGTAAGAAACGAAGTTGTCAACGATAGAAGTGAATCAACAGTTGATGTTTctttag tgaatggTGAATCGGTGTTATTTAAATGCCAAAACTTAACTGTTTTGGAAATATTTCAACAGTTCAATAAACATATAACTCCCTTAGCACCTAAAGAAGAAGTGACTGAAATTCTTGTGACAAAGACTGATAAGAAAAAAGTAGGAAAACGGTAA
- the LOC132943849 gene encoding uncharacterized protein LOC132943849 — MAKKEHYTTTIINGFYNQLPAFSDVFDEESWYLFVICFVAFTLIVVYILSKFIKLQPVDW; from the coding sequence ATGGCCAAAAAAGAACATTATACTACAACAATTATCAATGGATTCTATAATCAATTGCCAGCTTTTTCAGATGTTTTTGATGAAGAATCGtggtatttatttgtaatatgttTTGTGGCATTCACATTAAtagttgtttacattttatcaaagtttataaaattacaacctGTAGATTggtga
- the LOC132943286 gene encoding uncharacterized protein LOC132943286 isoform X1 has product MGRGSSGDNFVVANCNFGHTRTQLPPRRGAIALRFERTTTRGTTAGRDHHRRNNNVMENPAYNPEEGQRMANECLAARLLSGKDNTGGRGGPGTAVSTIYDPRAFGTTAAAAATNAAAVVTTPTPAAFQPTTRQQPGKRCTCWQPPSDIPHLHKCNSPPRTMCHTNMFVLYTFLFFTAIICLTTSVLLYITRIQVPHKEKYPLVVEGEFQITNIPYTIGFVDRNSTEFLALSANITTQLDDTFRNSELSPWYDGCEVIDLSPGQAKGVQVQCEIKFSQEPESAIGIGQIGIAFLKTLRIQHGHTWLGNYSVDVQSIGFQMSGELGVWTDWSEWSGCEDPGDYVATRTRKCLTRDTREPTSVDRCLLIPGNKSDLDLMPCRIYLSQNSDLDEYFTVPPPISTSTSKEVIEQAPTNKVAENVEDNWICDECKEDEVCLADRDEGILQCLPSLDTKDLTGCGGRCGINTQYCQNIHRNAYTCVDTSPCSKNEFECGNRMCVSDKAKCNGIYDCLDQTDEKDCPCDLDTHFRCGIQCLLKTKMCDGVSDCWNGHDELNCTHCEDGKFACNSNDECVSYDHFCDAYADCTDKSDEPLGCEGPCRSNEKACRNGRCVKIHTLCDEIEDCGNKFINKTNC; this is encoded by the exons ATGGGGAGAGGATCCTCAGGTGATAATTTCGTAGTCGCAAACTGCAACTTTGGCCACACACGCACCCAGTTACCACCACGACGCGGGG CGATCGCGCTCCGGTTCGAGAGGACTACTACGCGGGGTACGACGGCGGGACGTGATCACCACCGTCGAAACAACAACGTAATGGAAAACCCGGCTTACAACCCGGAGGAGGGCCAGCGGATGGCCAACGAGTGTTTGGCCGCGAGGTTATTGTCCGGTAAGGACAACACGGGCGGCCGCGGCGGGCCCGGCACCGCGGTGTCCACGATCTACGACCCACGCGCCTTCGGaacgaccgccgccgccgcagccacCAACGCCGCCGCGGTAGTGACGACGCCCACGCCAGCCGCATTCCAACCGACGACCCGGCAACAGCCCGGCAAGCGGTGTACCTGCTGGCAGCCGCCCTCGGACATACCGCATTTGCATAAGTGCAATTCGCCGCCCAGGACCATGTGCCACACCAACATGTTTGTCCTGTACACGTTTCTGTTCTTCACGGCGATCATATGCCTGACCACCAGCGTGCTGTTGTACATCACCAGAATACAAG ttcCACACAAGGAGAAATATCCGTTAGTGGTAGAAGGAGAATTTCAAATCACAAATATTCCATACACGATAGGCTTTGTGGATAGAAACTCCACCGAGTTTTTAGCACTGAGTGCCAATATCACGACTCAG TTGGATGACACGTTCAGAAACAGTGAACTATCACCGTGGTATGATGGCTGTGAGGTGATCGATCTAAGTCCCGGTCAAGCAAAAGGCGTTCAAGTACAGTGCGAGATCAAGTTCTCTCAAGAACCCGAGTCTGCGATCGGCATTGGGCAGATCGGCATTGCGTTCCTCAAAACTCTTCGCATACAGCACGGGCATACTTGGTTGGGAAACTACAGCGTGGACGTTCAATCCATTGGATTCCAAA TGAGTGGCGAGTTGGGCGTGTGGACTGATTGGTCGGAATGGAGCGGCTGTGAAGATCCCGGAGACTATGTAGCTACCAGGACCAGGAAATGTTTGACTCGGGACACGCGAGAACCGACAAGCGTGGACCGGTGTCTGCTCATACCGGGCAACAAGAGTGATCTGGACCTGATGCCCTGTCGGATATATTTGTCACAAAACTCGGACCTCGATGAATATTTCACAGTCCCGCCACCGATTTCGACATCGACCAGCAAGGAAGTAATCGAACAGGCACCGACAAACAAAGTCGCTGAAAAtg tTGAAGATAATTGGATTTGTGACGAATGCAAAGAAGACGAAGTCTGTTTGGCCGATCGTGACGAAGGGATTCTGCAGTGTTTACCAAGTTTGGATACAAAGGATTTAACTGGATGTGGGGGTCGATGTGGTATAAACACCCAGTACTGTCAAAATATTCATAGAAATGCGTATAC ttgtgtGGATACGTCGCCGTGCTCTAAAAATGAGTTTGAGTGTGGAAACCGCATGTGCGTATCGGATAAGGCGAAGTGTAATGGTATTTACGATTGTTTAGACCAGACAGACGAAAAAGATTGTC CATGTGATCTCGACACACACTTCCGATGTGGCATTCAATGTTTGCTTAAGACGAAAATGTGCGACGGCGTGTCAGACTGTTGGAATGGCCACGACGAGCTTAATTGTACCC attgcGAAGATGGTAAATTTGCTTGTAATTCAAACGATGAGTGTGTGAGCTACGATCATTTTTGCGATGCATACGCAGACTGTACAGACAAGTCTGACGAACCGTTAGGATGTGAAGGGCCTTGCAGGAGTAATGAGAAAGCTTGCAG aaatggCCGGTGTGTAAAAATTCATACGCTTTGTGATGAAATAGAAGACTGCGgaaataaatttatcaataaaactaattgttaa
- the LOC132943286 gene encoding uncharacterized protein LOC132943286 isoform X2: MGRGSSGDNFVVANCNFGHTRTQLPPRRGAIALRFERTTTRGTTAGRDHHRRNNNVMENPAYNPEEGQRMANECLAARLLSGKDNTGGRGGPGTAVSTIYDPRAFGTTAAAAATNAAAVVTTPTPAAFQPTTRQQPGKRCTCWQPPSDIPHLHKCNSPPRTMCHTNMFVLYTFLFFTAIICLTTSVLLYITRIQVPHKEKYPLVVEGEFQITNIPYTIGFVDRNSTEFLALSANITTQLDDTFRNSELSPWYDGCEVIDLSPGQAKGVQVQCEIKFSQEPESAIGIGQIGIAFLKTLRIQHGHTWLGNYSVDVQSIGFQMSGELGVWTDWSEWSGCEDPGDYVATRTRKCLTRDTREPTSVDRCLLIPGNKSDLDLMPCRIYLSQNSDLDEYFTVPPPISTSTSKEVIEQAPTNKVAENVEDNWICDECKEDEVCLADRDEGILQCLPSLDTKDLTGCGGRCGINTQYCQNIHRNAYTCVDTSPCSKNEFECGNRMCVSDKAKCNGIYDCLDQTDEKDCPCDLDTHFRCGIQCLLKTKMCDGVSDCWNGHDELNCTQMAGV; this comes from the exons ATGGGGAGAGGATCCTCAGGTGATAATTTCGTAGTCGCAAACTGCAACTTTGGCCACACACGCACCCAGTTACCACCACGACGCGGGG CGATCGCGCTCCGGTTCGAGAGGACTACTACGCGGGGTACGACGGCGGGACGTGATCACCACCGTCGAAACAACAACGTAATGGAAAACCCGGCTTACAACCCGGAGGAGGGCCAGCGGATGGCCAACGAGTGTTTGGCCGCGAGGTTATTGTCCGGTAAGGACAACACGGGCGGCCGCGGCGGGCCCGGCACCGCGGTGTCCACGATCTACGACCCACGCGCCTTCGGaacgaccgccgccgccgcagccacCAACGCCGCCGCGGTAGTGACGACGCCCACGCCAGCCGCATTCCAACCGACGACCCGGCAACAGCCCGGCAAGCGGTGTACCTGCTGGCAGCCGCCCTCGGACATACCGCATTTGCATAAGTGCAATTCGCCGCCCAGGACCATGTGCCACACCAACATGTTTGTCCTGTACACGTTTCTGTTCTTCACGGCGATCATATGCCTGACCACCAGCGTGCTGTTGTACATCACCAGAATACAAG ttcCACACAAGGAGAAATATCCGTTAGTGGTAGAAGGAGAATTTCAAATCACAAATATTCCATACACGATAGGCTTTGTGGATAGAAACTCCACCGAGTTTTTAGCACTGAGTGCCAATATCACGACTCAG TTGGATGACACGTTCAGAAACAGTGAACTATCACCGTGGTATGATGGCTGTGAGGTGATCGATCTAAGTCCCGGTCAAGCAAAAGGCGTTCAAGTACAGTGCGAGATCAAGTTCTCTCAAGAACCCGAGTCTGCGATCGGCATTGGGCAGATCGGCATTGCGTTCCTCAAAACTCTTCGCATACAGCACGGGCATACTTGGTTGGGAAACTACAGCGTGGACGTTCAATCCATTGGATTCCAAA TGAGTGGCGAGTTGGGCGTGTGGACTGATTGGTCGGAATGGAGCGGCTGTGAAGATCCCGGAGACTATGTAGCTACCAGGACCAGGAAATGTTTGACTCGGGACACGCGAGAACCGACAAGCGTGGACCGGTGTCTGCTCATACCGGGCAACAAGAGTGATCTGGACCTGATGCCCTGTCGGATATATTTGTCACAAAACTCGGACCTCGATGAATATTTCACAGTCCCGCCACCGATTTCGACATCGACCAGCAAGGAAGTAATCGAACAGGCACCGACAAACAAAGTCGCTGAAAAtg tTGAAGATAATTGGATTTGTGACGAATGCAAAGAAGACGAAGTCTGTTTGGCCGATCGTGACGAAGGGATTCTGCAGTGTTTACCAAGTTTGGATACAAAGGATTTAACTGGATGTGGGGGTCGATGTGGTATAAACACCCAGTACTGTCAAAATATTCATAGAAATGCGTATAC ttgtgtGGATACGTCGCCGTGCTCTAAAAATGAGTTTGAGTGTGGAAACCGCATGTGCGTATCGGATAAGGCGAAGTGTAATGGTATTTACGATTGTTTAGACCAGACAGACGAAAAAGATTGTC CATGTGATCTCGACACACACTTCCGATGTGGCATTCAATGTTTGCTTAAGACGAAAATGTGCGACGGCGTGTCAGACTGTTGGAATGGCCACGACGAGCTTAATTGTACCC aaatggCCGGTGTGTAA